One genomic window of Cannabis sativa cultivar Pink pepper isolate KNU-18-1 chromosome 2, ASM2916894v1, whole genome shotgun sequence includes the following:
- the LOC115721015 gene encoding auxin-induced protein 15A has translation MGFRFPGVVHAEQLIQKPFSSAKDVPKGYLAVYVGKNKMTRFVIPVSYLNHSSFQELLCQAEEEFGFDHPMGALTIPCSEDAFINLVSSLNV, from the coding sequence ATGGGTTTTCGTTTCCCCGGTGTAGTTCATGCCGAGCAACTTATTCAAAAGCCTTTTTCTAGTGCAAAAGATGTTCCAAAAGGGTATTTGGCAGTTTATGTAGGGAAGAACAAAATGACAAGATTTGTGATCCCTGTATCATACTTGAACCATTCTTCATTCCAAGAATTGCTGTGTCAAGCTGAAGAAGAATTCGGATTTGATCATCCAATGGGTGCTCTAACAATTCCCTGCAGTGAAGATGCTTTTATCAATCTTGTTTCCAGCTTAAATGTCTGA